Genomic segment of Macaca nemestrina isolate mMacNem1 chromosome 3, mMacNem.hap1, whole genome shotgun sequence:
AAAATCACTCAAAATTATATTGAGCCCTTACTCTACCTTACTCTGTCTAAGCACTTTTCATAGATTATATATAATCCTATCTACCACTATAAATGGTTAAGAACTATTTCTAGAACCAGTTGAGGAATGAGGAAACAGGCAGAGATAACCATAAGCAAGTCCCCCAGCTAGCATGCAACAATGGAAAGACTGGTTCTAGGAGGCTCCAGCAATCAGACTCCAGTGTCTTCATTTTAACCAACATACTATACTGGCTCCATAGGCTTTTTGTTATATTGCCTTGTATTGTTATTTGAGGGTCATATCttccactggatttcagactcaCATAAGCAGTGTCTTAAATCTGTTTCTCTTTGTCCCTAGAAAGAAGTgttgcatataaaagttatacaaTTAACAGTTCAGAGTCTGGAATCTCACTGAATTCTTAGAATGAAGTAAGAAAGAATTTTCCCAGATAGTCAACCTGGGTATTTACCTCCACTTGAAACTCCGTTCAAAGGTGGTCTTTTCTTATACACAATCAAGGTGATTTGGTTCCTCCCTAAAACCTACAGGTCAGATAGCAAGCTTaccacctttttttgttttttctgatttaATACTATTCTACTTCTCTTTGATTGCACAGGCATCCAGAATAAACAAGAAATTTTCTATTCCTTATTTTTTCTAActattttctcagtgaaatatATGACTTATGGCTTAGAATATCCTAATGTATACATAGTATACATACTAATACATAGTGTATCCTAATGTTTGAACTTTAAATGATCAAATTTAGAAActgtttttgcctttgtttttatcTCCACAGCCCAGTGAGAGTCAAAGATTCCCCAGAAGACCATATCTGCCTGGCCAGCTGCCACCACCTCTACCCTACAGGCCAAGATGGGTTCTACCAAGTCCCCCACCTCCCTATGGCTCAAGACTTAATTCAccactttttcttccctttgttccAGGGCGAGTTCCACCATCTTCTTTTTCTCGATTTAGCCAAGCAGTCATTCTATCTCAACTCTTTCCATTGGAACCTATTAGGCAACCTCGACTCTTTCAGGGTTATCCAAACCTACATTTCCCACTAAGACCTTACTATGTAGGACCTATTAGGGTATTAAAATCCCCATTTCCTCCTATTCCTTTTTTCCTTGCTGTTTACCTTCCTATCTCTAACCCTGAGCCCCAAATAAATATCACCACTACAGATACAACAATCATCACAAATCCCCCTACCAAAACAGCAACCACCAGCACTTCCACAAAACTCACAATGACGGTCACCTCCTCAACAGTACCTATCTCTTCAACACCAGAGCCTGCCACCTCCACATCAGCAGCAATCCCCACAGCACCTACTGAAAATACTACTGAAATTCTCACCAACCCTCCTCACACCATATCGCTCAATGCCACTGTCCAAGTTACGACTTCCAACCAAACTACATTAAGCAGCACAGCCTCTAAAAGTTTTTGGCAAAAACTCTTTGCCATTTTTGGTTGAAGATGCAATAAATGATATTTTCCAAACTGCTCTGATATCTTAGAAGAAATAAACTGCAATGACTTTGATGGAACCAACCCTGATCTAACCGGCAcaccaaataaataaagtattcgAGCAGTAATATGCACCTATTGCTATCATTATGACTATCACTCTATCCTATATTTTATC
This window contains:
- the LOC105477343 gene encoding opiorphin prepropeptide encodes the protein MKLNFLLGLLALISCFTPSESQRFPRRPYLPGQLPPPLPYRPRWVLPSPPPPYGSRLNSPLFLPFVPGRVPPSSFSRFSQAVILSQLFPLEPIRQPRLFQGYPNLHFPLRPYYVGPIRVLKSPFPPIPFFLAVYLPISNPEPQINITTTDTTIITNPPTKTATTSTSTKLTMTVTSSTVPISSTPEPATSTSAAIPTAPTENTTEILTNPPHTISLNATVQVTTSNQTTLSSTASKSFWQKLFAIFG